One stretch of Anabas testudineus chromosome 24, fAnaTes1.2, whole genome shotgun sequence DNA includes these proteins:
- the LOC113149851 gene encoding galectin-8-like isoform X2 codes for MSVSNPRQTFLNPVIPFAGTILGGLLPGEMVLIQGSVPPNADRFQVDFTCGSSVKPRADVAFHFNPRFGRSPCIVCNTLQKERWGREEILYQMPFTVGAAFEIIFLVLKDAFKVAVNGAHVLEYKHRLELEQVDTLLIGGKVKVQAVGILPASSLLLSATGDLSVPYRGELLKGLSVGQSITIKGATNQHAQSVCVNLRVSDSTDIALHLNPRLKKQVFVRNSFLSDCWGAEETKVDSFPFAAGQYFEMIILCDSQQFRVAVNGLHQVDYKHRVQDLSRITQLEVLGDLTLQDVKII; via the exons ATGTCGGTTTCCAACCCGAGGCAGACGTTTCTAAACCCA GTGATTCCCTTTGCTGGGACGATCCTGGGTGGTTTGCTGCCAGGGGAGATGGTTCTCATTCAGGGTTCAGTGCCGCCTAATGCAGACAG GTTTCAAGTAGACTTTACATGTGGCAGCAGCGTGAAGCCACGTGCTGATGTGGCGTTTCACTTTAACCCGAGGTTTGGCCGCTCACCGTGTATCGTCTGCAACACGCTGCAGAAGGAGCGCTGGGGCAGAGAGGAGATCCTGTATCAGATGCCCTTCACTGTTGGTGCGGCGTTTGAAATCATCTTCCTTGTTTTGAAAGATGCATTTAAG GTGGCTGTGAACGGAGCTCATGTGTTGGAGTACAAACACAGGTTGGAGCTGGAGCAAGTCGATACCCTCCTCATAGGTggaaaggtcaaagttcaagcTGTTGGCATCCTTCCTGCAagctct CTGCTACTGTCAGCAACAGGTGACTTG AGTGTTCCCTACAGAGGAGAGCTGCTTAAAGGTCTGAGTGTTGGACAGAGCATCACGATCAAAGGAGCAACCAATCAGCACGCACAAAG tgtttgtgtgaaccTGCGAGTGTCGGACAGCACTGACATCGCTCTTCATCTGAACCCTCGTCTGAAGAAACAGGTCTTCGTCAGGAACTCCTTCCTGTCTGACTGCTGGGGGGCTGAGGAGACCAAGGTGGACTCGTTCCCCTTCGCTGCCGGACAGTATTTTGAG ATGATCATCCTCTGTGACTCTCAGCAGTTCAGAGTCGCTGTTAATGGACTTCACCAGGTGGACTACAAACACAGGGTCCAGGACCTGAGCCGGATCACCCAGCTGGAAGTACTGGGAGACCTGACGCTGCAGGACGTCAAGATCATCTGA
- the LOC113149851 gene encoding galectin-8-like isoform X1 translates to MSVSNPRQTFLNPVIPFAGTILGGLLPGEMVLIQGSVPPNADRFQVDFTCGSSVKPRADVAFHFNPRFGRSPCIVCNTLQKERWGREEILYQMPFTVGAAFEIIFLVLKDAFKVAVNGAHVLEYKHRLELEQVDTLLIGGKVKVQAVGILPASSSSVSPAVSTSSLHTDSNLLLSATGDLSVPYRGELLKGLSVGQSITIKGATNQHAQSVCVNLRVSDSTDIALHLNPRLKKQVFVRNSFLSDCWGAEETKVDSFPFAAGQYFEMIILCDSQQFRVAVNGLHQVDYKHRVQDLSRITQLEVLGDLTLQDVKII, encoded by the exons ATGTCGGTTTCCAACCCGAGGCAGACGTTTCTAAACCCA GTGATTCCCTTTGCTGGGACGATCCTGGGTGGTTTGCTGCCAGGGGAGATGGTTCTCATTCAGGGTTCAGTGCCGCCTAATGCAGACAG GTTTCAAGTAGACTTTACATGTGGCAGCAGCGTGAAGCCACGTGCTGATGTGGCGTTTCACTTTAACCCGAGGTTTGGCCGCTCACCGTGTATCGTCTGCAACACGCTGCAGAAGGAGCGCTGGGGCAGAGAGGAGATCCTGTATCAGATGCCCTTCACTGTTGGTGCGGCGTTTGAAATCATCTTCCTTGTTTTGAAAGATGCATTTAAG GTGGCTGTGAACGGAGCTCATGTGTTGGAGTACAAACACAGGTTGGAGCTGGAGCAAGTCGATACCCTCCTCATAGGTggaaaggtcaaagttcaagcTGTTGGCATCCTTCCTGCAagctct agCTCAGTTTCTCCTGCAGTGAGTACGAGCAGcctgcacacagacagcaaC CTGCTACTGTCAGCAACAGGTGACTTG AGTGTTCCCTACAGAGGAGAGCTGCTTAAAGGTCTGAGTGTTGGACAGAGCATCACGATCAAAGGAGCAACCAATCAGCACGCACAAAG tgtttgtgtgaaccTGCGAGTGTCGGACAGCACTGACATCGCTCTTCATCTGAACCCTCGTCTGAAGAAACAGGTCTTCGTCAGGAACTCCTTCCTGTCTGACTGCTGGGGGGCTGAGGAGACCAAGGTGGACTCGTTCCCCTTCGCTGCCGGACAGTATTTTGAG ATGATCATCCTCTGTGACTCTCAGCAGTTCAGAGTCGCTGTTAATGGACTTCACCAGGTGGACTACAAACACAGGGTCCAGGACCTGAGCCGGATCACCCAGCTGGAAGTACTGGGAGACCTGACGCTGCAGGACGTCAAGATCATCTGA
- the LOC113149863 gene encoding ribonucleoside-diphosphate reductase subunit M2, which yields MLSARSPLSTKNDQSVNSRMSNMSLDKENTPPSLNTTRILASKTARKIFDDASPKVTKKSSSKEEEEPLLKENPRRFVIFPIQYHDIWQMYKKAEASFWTAEEVDLSKDLQHWESLKDEERYFISHVLAFFAASDGIVNENLVERFTQEVQVTEARCFYGFQIAMENIHSEMYSLLIDTYIKDPREREYLFNAIETLPCVKKKADWALNWIGNKSATYGERVVAFAAVEGIFFSGSFAAIFWVKKRGLMPGLTFSNELISRDEGLHCDFACLMFKHLVNKPSSETVTAIIRNAVEIEQEFLTEALPVKLIGMNCELMKQYIEFVADRLMLELGFTKIYRAENPFDFMENISLEGKTNFFEKRVGEYQRMGVMSGPTDNTFRLDADF from the exons ATGCTTTCTGCTCGCTCTCCCCTGTCGACGAAGAACGACCAGTCAGTGAACAGCCGGATGAGCAACATGTCGCTGGACAAAGAAAACACG CCTCCGAGTCTGAACACCACCCGCATCTTGGCGTCGAAAACCGCGCGGAAAATCTTCGACGATGCTTCG CCCAAAGTGACgaagaagagcagcagcaaggaggaagaggagcctCTGCTGAAGGAGAACCCCCGCCGCTTCGTCATCTTCCCCATCCAGTACCACGACATCTGGCAGATGTACAAGAAGGCAGAGGCGTCTTTCTGGACGGCCGAGGAG gtggaTCTGTCCAAAGACCTGCAGCACTGGGAGTCTCTGAAGGACGAGGAGAGGTACTTCATCTCTCACGTGTTGGCGTTCTTCGCCGCCAGCGACGGCATCGTCAACGAGAACCTG GTGGAGCGCTTCACGCAGGAGGTGCAGGTGACGGAGGCCAGGTGTTTCTACGGTTTCCAGATCGCCATGGAGAACATCCACTCGGAGATGTACAGCCTGCTGATCGACACCTACATCAAGGATCCCAGAGAAAG AGAATACCTGTTCAACGCCATCGAGACTCTGCCGTGCGTGAAGAAGAAGGCCGACTGGGCGCTGAACTGGATCGGCAACAAGAGCGCCACCTACG GAGAGCGCGTGGTGGCGTTCGCGGCCGTGGAGGGAATCTTCTTCTCCGGATCGTTCGCCGCCATCTTCTGGGTGAAGAAGAGAGGCCTGATGCCCGGCCTGACCTTCTCCAACGAGCTGATCAGCAGAGACGAG GGTCTGCACTGTGACTTTGCGTGTCTGATGTTCAAACACCTGGTGAACAAGCCCTCGTCGGAGACGGTCACGGCCATCATCAGGAACGCCGTGGAGATCGAGCAG gaGTTTCTGACGGAGGCTCTGCCGGTGAAGCTGATCGGGATGAACTGCGAGCTGATGAAGCAGTACATCGAGTTCGTGGCCGACCGACTGATGCTGGAGCTGGGCTTCACCAAG ATCTACCGGGCCGAGAACCCCTTTGACTTCATGGAGAACATCTCTCTGGAGGGAAAGACCAACTTCTTTGAGAAGCGAGTGGGGGAGTACCAGAGGATGGGCGTGATGTCGGGCCCCACGGACAACACGTTCAGACTGGACGCTGATTtctga